A segment of the Allosaccharopolyspora coralli genome:
CGACAGCGGATCAGCTCGCAACTGCACGTCCGCAAGTCCCGCGCGGGCTCCTCCCTCACCATCCTCACCTGAACCCATCCAGCCCCACTGAGGTGAACGGCACTTTCGCCCCACGAGACGGGGCGAACGGCACTTTCGCCCCACGAGACGGGGCGAACGGCACTTTCGCCCCACGAGACGGGGCGAACGGCACTTTCGCCCCACGAGACGGGGCGAACGGCACTTTCGCCCCACGAGACGAGGCGAACGTGCCGTTCGCCTCGGCGGATCACGGGGTTTCGTGGGTGAGGAGGCTGCGCTTGAGGTCGAGGCCCCAGCGGAAGCCCCCGAGCGTGCCGTCGGTGCGCAGGATGCGGTGGCACGGCACGAACAGCGCTGCCGCGTTCCGTGCGCACGCCGAGGCCGCTGCTCGGACGGCTCCGGGACGCCCTGCCAGGTCCGCGAAGGCCGTGTAGCTGATCGGTTCGCCCGGTGGGACCTTGCGCAGCACGTCCCAGGCGTGAGTGAGGAACGGTCCGGAGCTCTGGCGTACCGGGACAGCGTCGACCGCGCCGAGATCGCCCTGGTGGTAGGCCGCCACGGCGTCGGTGACCTCTCCGAGGTCGTTCCTCCGGCGAGGCTCGGTCGGCCGCAGCGAGGGGGACACGACCTCGAGCAGTGCCGCGAGGTC
Coding sequences within it:
- a CDS encoding methylated-DNA--[protein]-cysteine S-methyltransferase encodes the protein MTTAHWSIVDTFLGPFTAVADSDGAVLAAGWTDDLAALLEVVSPSLRPTEPRRRNDLGEVTDAVAAYHQGDLGAVDAVPVRQSSGPFLTHAWDVLRKVPPGEPISYTAFADLAGRPGAVRAAASACARNAAALFVPCHRILRTDGTLGGFRWGLDLKRSLLTHETP